The following are from one region of the Cetobacterium somerae genome:
- the aroE gene encoding shikimate dehydrogenase has translation MKKFGLLGKNISYTFSPTLHSKIFELYNINAQYKVYDLKEENLIKEFLQNLKQENILGINVTIPYKTSILKFVDILSPEVQSIGAANCIKFENGKLIAYNTDYFGLIKTFEKMGLILKNKKVVILGTGGASKACIKALSDLGAIIYVVSRNIINVENELKNVFLLSYNDLEKTSGYLLINATPVGTTPNINTSPVKKNIIQNFNFVLDLIYNPKETLFLKYAKDLGKTFENGLYMLISQGIKSQEIWNEREFNYEQIYNELINTIYK, from the coding sequence ATGAAAAAATTTGGTTTATTGGGAAAAAATATTTCCTATACATTCTCACCAACTTTACATAGTAAAATTTTTGAACTATATAATATTAATGCTCAATACAAAGTATATGATTTAAAAGAAGAAAATCTAATTAAAGAATTTTTACAAAATCTAAAACAAGAAAATATTTTAGGAATTAATGTCACAATCCCATATAAAACATCTATTTTAAAATTTGTAGACATTTTATCTCCAGAAGTTCAATCTATTGGAGCTGCCAATTGCATAAAGTTTGAAAATGGAAAACTTATTGCGTACAATACTGATTACTTTGGACTTATAAAAACATTTGAAAAAATGGGATTAATCTTAAAAAATAAAAAAGTAGTTATTTTAGGTACTGGTGGAGCATCAAAAGCTTGTATTAAAGCCCTTTCAGATTTGGGTGCGATTATCTATGTTGTTTCTAGAAATATTATTAATGTAGAAAATGAATTAAAAAATGTATTTTTACTTTCATATAATGATTTAGAAAAAACTTCTGGTTATTTACTTATAAATGCCACTCCTGTTGGTACTACCCCTAATATTAATACCTCACCAGTTAAGAAAAATATCATCCAAAATTTTAATTTTGTTTTAGATCTAATATATAATCCTAAAGAGACTTTATTTTTAAAATATGCTAAAGATTTAGGAAAAACCTTCGAAAATGGTTTATATATGCTAATCTCTCAAGGAATAAAATCTCAAGAAATTTGGAATGAAAGAGAATTTAACTACGAACAAATATACAATGAACTCATTAATACAATTTATAAATAA
- the leuS gene encoding leucine--tRNA ligase has product MREYNFSQIEEKWQQKWKEENIFKTENKVEGKENYYVLEMLPYPSGKLHVGHARNYTIGDVIARYKRMKGYNVLHPMGWDSFGLPAENAAIQNGAHPALWTKSNIDNMNRQLKMMGLSYDWDREIATYTPEYYKWNQWIFKKMFEMGLVYKKKSTVNWCPDCQTVLANEQVEDGMCWRHSKTPVIQKDLEQWFFKITDYAEELLEGHKELVDGWPEKVLTMQKNWIGKSFGTEVNFKLVEKDEKLPVFTTRVDTLFGVTYAVIAPEHPLVDEIIKINSSIREAVSAMKNTDMIERTAEGKEKNGINTGWHVINPVNGEKVELWIADYVLMNYGTGAVMAVPAHDERDFAFAKKYDLPIKVVINPIDKETKKEIVIEASEMKNAFVGSGVMTNSEEFNGISSKEALVKIAEYVEAKGFGERTTKYRLKDWGVSRQRYWGTPIPALYCEKCGVVMEKDENLPVLLPTDVEFTGNGNPLETSESYKHSVCPCCGGPARRDTDTMDTFVDSSWYFLRYCDPKNTNLPFEKDIVDGWVPVDQYIGGIEHAVMHLLYSRFFSKVLRDMGLLSSNEPFKRLLTQGMVLGPSYYSANENRFLYPDEVEMKGSQAFLKTTGEEVQVKVEKMSKSKNNGVDPEIMINKYGADTTRLFIMFAAPPERELEWNENGLAGAARFLNKIWRLVLENKEYLTDSTVIDYTKLSKEDKGLVRKLHQTIKKVTESIEADYHFNTSIAATMELLNEMQDFRTQVLGTDKETSESKKIFREAMVNVVIMLSPFTPHFCDELWQEMGNKGMLFLESWPTHKEELTVADEISIAVQVNGKLRGTLEVERTVSKDELEKKALEIENVKKFIEGQTVVKIIVVPGKIVNIVVK; this is encoded by the coding sequence ATGAGAGAATATAATTTTAGCCAAATTGAAGAAAAATGGCAACAAAAATGGAAAGAAGAAAATATATTTAAGACTGAAAATAAAGTTGAAGGAAAAGAAAATTACTATGTTTTAGAGATGTTACCATATCCATCTGGAAAACTACATGTTGGTCATGCTAGAAACTATACAATAGGAGATGTTATAGCAAGATATAAAAGAATGAAAGGGTATAATGTACTACATCCAATGGGATGGGATTCGTTTGGATTACCTGCAGAAAATGCTGCTATTCAAAATGGTGCACATCCAGCATTATGGACAAAATCAAATATAGATAATATGAATAGACAGTTAAAAATGATGGGACTATCATATGACTGGGATAGAGAGATTGCTACTTATACTCCTGAGTACTATAAGTGGAATCAATGGATATTTAAAAAAATGTTTGAAATGGGATTAGTTTATAAGAAAAAATCAACTGTAAACTGGTGCCCAGATTGCCAAACAGTTTTAGCAAACGAGCAAGTTGAAGATGGAATGTGTTGGAGACACTCTAAAACTCCTGTTATCCAAAAAGATTTAGAGCAATGGTTCTTTAAAATAACAGATTATGCAGAGGAATTATTAGAAGGGCATAAAGAGTTAGTTGATGGATGGCCAGAAAAAGTTTTAACAATGCAAAAAAACTGGATTGGAAAATCTTTTGGAACAGAAGTAAACTTTAAGTTGGTTGAAAAAGATGAAAAGTTACCAGTATTTACAACAAGAGTTGATACATTATTTGGAGTTACATATGCTGTAATTGCTCCAGAGCACCCATTAGTAGATGAAATTATAAAAATTAATTCAAGTATAAGAGAAGCTGTATCTGCAATGAAGAATACTGATATGATTGAAAGAACAGCTGAAGGAAAAGAAAAAAATGGTATAAATACAGGTTGGCATGTAATAAATCCTGTAAATGGAGAAAAAGTTGAGTTATGGATAGCTGACTATGTATTAATGAACTATGGAACTGGAGCTGTTATGGCTGTACCAGCTCATGATGAAAGAGATTTTGCTTTTGCTAAAAAGTATGATTTACCAATAAAAGTTGTAATTAATCCAATAGATAAAGAAACAAAAAAAGAGATTGTGATAGAAGCTTCAGAGATGAAAAATGCTTTTGTTGGATCTGGAGTAATGACAAATTCTGAAGAATTTAATGGAATATCTTCAAAAGAAGCTTTAGTTAAAATAGCAGAATATGTAGAAGCAAAAGGATTTGGAGAAAGAACAACAAAGTACAGATTAAAAGATTGGGGAGTTTCAAGACAAAGATACTGGGGAACACCAATTCCAGCTTTATATTGTGAAAAATGTGGAGTAGTTATGGAAAAAGATGAGAATCTTCCAGTATTATTACCAACAGATGTAGAATTCACAGGTAATGGAAATCCTTTAGAAACATCAGAAAGTTATAAGCATTCAGTATGTCCTTGTTGTGGTGGACCTGCAAGAAGAGATACTGATACAATGGATACATTTGTAGATTCATCATGGTATTTCTTAAGATATTGTGATCCTAAAAATACAAACTTACCATTTGAAAAGGATATTGTTGATGGTTGGGTTCCTGTAGATCAATATATAGGTGGAATAGAGCATGCTGTGATGCACTTATTATATTCAAGATTCTTCTCAAAAGTTTTAAGAGATATGGGATTATTATCATCAAATGAACCTTTTAAAAGATTATTAACTCAAGGAATGGTACTAGGACCATCATATTACTCAGCAAATGAAAATAGATTCTTATACCCTGATGAAGTTGAAATGAAAGGATCTCAAGCTTTCTTAAAAACAACTGGTGAAGAGGTCCAAGTTAAAGTTGAAAAAATGTCAAAATCTAAAAATAATGGTGTAGATCCAGAGATTATGATAAATAAATATGGAGCAGATACTACTAGATTATTTATAATGTTTGCTGCCCCACCTGAGAGAGAATTAGAGTGGAATGAAAATGGATTGGCAGGAGCAGCAAGATTTTTAAATAAAATTTGGAGATTAGTTCTTGAAAATAAAGAGTATTTGACAGATTCAACAGTGATTGATTATACAAAATTAAGTAAAGAAGATAAAGGATTAGTTAGAAAATTACACCAAACAATTAAAAAGGTAACTGAGTCTATCGAAGCTGACTATCACTTTAATACATCGATAGCAGCAACTATGGAGTTATTAAATGAAATGCAAGATTTTAGAACTCAAGTTTTAGGAACAGATAAAGAAACATCAGAATCTAAAAAAATATTTAGAGAAGCGATGGTAAATGTTGTTATTATGCTATCACCATTTACCCCTCATTTCTGTGATGAGTTATGGCAAGAGATGGGAAATAAGGGCATGTTATTCTTAGAATCATGGCCAACTCATAAAGAAGAATTAACTGTAGCAGATGAGATATCAATAGCTGTTCAAGTTAATGGAAAATTAAGAGGAACTTTAGAAGTAGAGAGAACAGTTTCTAAAGATGAGTTAGAAAAGAAGGCATTAGAAATAGAAAATGTTAAGAAGTTTATTGAAGGACAAACTGTTGTAAAAATAATAGTTGTTCCAGGTAAAATTGTAAATATTGTAGTAAAATAA